A stretch of Arthrobacter pascens DNA encodes these proteins:
- a CDS encoding WxL protein peptidoglycan domain-containing protein — translation MTIPLLRPLQRKPLRTVLMMAALALGLLAGSGPAAAVDNGALGIRPSNESDFFHLSLYPGAALEATAIVTNHTQSQVTLLNYPVDAISTPQGAFALANQSEPRAGVGGWVHLNGDHITVAANSEMKVPFRVSVPAGTPPGDYAGGLIIQSPPVQGQTSNVNGDTAVRLDVIQRQGVRIYLNVAGTAVSTLDYGDLSWRQTGDTLTFTIPLINTGNTILHPSAILDVSSWLGANTQLKFDTPESMLPGSTLDLHARLTQAPAIQSGTARTTITSEAGTGHTETSVVYAPWPLIIIGLLLFLAAVYGAWRTALFVRRARRAIAQVNESERSARDPETVPAR, via the coding sequence TGCGTACCGTCCTGATGATGGCGGCGCTGGCCCTTGGCCTGCTCGCTGGCTCGGGACCGGCGGCGGCCGTCGACAACGGGGCACTGGGAATCCGGCCATCGAACGAATCGGACTTCTTCCACCTCTCCCTTTACCCGGGAGCAGCCCTCGAAGCGACCGCGATCGTAACCAACCACACGCAGTCCCAGGTAACACTGCTCAACTATCCCGTGGACGCCATCAGCACCCCGCAGGGGGCTTTCGCCCTGGCCAACCAGTCCGAGCCCCGCGCCGGCGTCGGCGGCTGGGTACACCTGAACGGGGACCACATCACCGTCGCAGCGAACTCGGAAATGAAAGTCCCGTTCCGGGTGTCCGTCCCCGCGGGCACGCCACCGGGCGACTACGCCGGCGGCCTGATCATCCAGAGCCCCCCGGTCCAGGGCCAAACCTCCAACGTCAACGGAGACACCGCCGTCCGCCTGGACGTCATCCAGCGTCAAGGCGTCCGTATTTATCTCAATGTCGCAGGCACAGCCGTCAGCACCCTCGACTACGGTGACCTGAGCTGGCGGCAGACCGGGGATACGCTCACCTTCACGATTCCCTTGATCAACACCGGCAACACCATCCTGCACCCGTCCGCCATCCTCGATGTCAGCAGCTGGCTCGGAGCAAACACCCAACTCAAATTCGACACCCCCGAAAGCATGCTGCCCGGATCCACCCTGGACCTTCACGCCCGTCTGACACAGGCGCCCGCGATTCAGTCGGGTACCGCCCGGACCACCATCACCTCCGAGGCTGGCACCGGCCACACCGAGACCAGCGTTGTCTACGCACCCTGGCCCCTCATAATCATCGGACTGCTCCTTTTCCTTGCCGCCGTCTACGGTGCCTGGCGCACAGCCCTTTTTGTCCGCCGCGCCCGCCGAGCCATCGCTCAGGTCAACGAAAGTGAACGCTCGGCCCGCGATCCGGAGACCGTTCCCGCACGTTAA